The Corallococcus exiguus genome has a segment encoding these proteins:
- a CDS encoding tetratricopeptide repeat protein gives MSASVQSPRRVDVVILTAITLEYQAALEVEAGALPGSHWERQQGPNGLPVAFRVVRSKSGRPLRVAVAQAAGMGGVEAVKALLPLVTAYRPKCVAMCGVCAGRPGKTNLGDVIAPDRLFFHDTGKRLPDKVQQDLKTYNLRNDWKVALEHFDFRGRFRNEEWWRRRPIPYEWQENWLLAKLHQGVSDPASLPECDVFCPKWEKVTGSLWKSGHLVDGTLSLTDAGRQRIGRVLTQNRNRLPDLSGEGSLFPFNVHVAPMGSGNQVIEDEAIWPFISESMRTTLGLEMEASAIGALAEAQRDMRLDALVMKGVMDFANPGRDDHFKEFAARASAECLLAFLREHLEGEVVADIDDLLVPGSDAALPKDPPASALLHARYEVVPFHGREGVLAELDRWSDEGPSVAVRLVHAEGGVGKTRLAIEWLRRRREQHWAAGFLPKEVPEDWFTRLTQLGQPVVVTLDYAESRADLSKTLLRALRYAQQEGTRALQRIRLLLLARNDGDWWQALRQTDPALDAWLGSTPPLELAPLAPNELEREQVFHEAVRRFAAQRGRKYAGQATASFADARFERVLYLHMAALAAVEGLEFQANTLMDTILDHEERFWELRARQDDISGSMQRSVARQMVAGATLRGGFADFESAVRVMGRVLGQSLSEEEKKVLWLLHRIYQRADTGSGAFLPPLEPDLLGEGLVLRVAAPKPKRGEVPPPSNWIERMFPADEAEAFVSTGLEVLGRASVTAPELARPWIDRLLAEPLHARAKLALEAAKAIGLRTAFSALGDALADRLEAGGDAQLAHALEAAGIPYPTVSLLRVSAWTSRTLSNALAGEKGVEAMAARAVFLDKLGTRLGGLGKLEEAMRVSAEAVATYRELIQHDPQLLHSLACSLNNLSTRLSNLGRREQALDASAEAVKLYRELAQRDPDAFNPMLAGSIINLGNYLSELGRLEEALRASGEAVELLRTLERHHPRRFQADLALSLNNLGARLGDLGRWKESLKALAESVEFYRALAQRNPDAFQPALANSLCNLGAITSVQGQPGKALEFAREGADIAHALAERNPDAFRPKLAVSFRTQGDALSKLSRHEEALEATSKATALYRSLAQDNPEAFQPALANSLNSLGVVLSDMGRWEEALKVKSEAVELFRGLERSNPEAVRPDLAMSVNNLGVALKALGRGEEALRAKGEAVELYRWLAQRIPEAFEPNLATCLHNLGEDLLQLRRCEEALKALSEAVELRRALAARNPERCVPKLAKSFYRLSYCFIGLFNPGEALGALEEGLDTVWPHFERSPSVFQADVWLLLEFLKKLYEGFDVPPSSSLLERLATFERLTRT, from the coding sequence ATGAGCGCAAGCGTTCAGAGCCCGCGCAGGGTCGATGTCGTGATCCTCACGGCGATTACACTGGAGTATCAGGCGGCACTGGAGGTGGAGGCGGGAGCTCTGCCCGGGAGTCATTGGGAACGGCAGCAGGGTCCCAATGGCCTTCCTGTGGCGTTCCGCGTGGTCCGTAGCAAGAGTGGCCGGCCCCTCCGTGTGGCCGTGGCCCAGGCTGCGGGCATGGGCGGCGTGGAGGCCGTGAAAGCCCTGCTGCCCCTGGTCACAGCCTACCGCCCGAAGTGCGTGGCGATGTGCGGTGTCTGCGCGGGACGCCCGGGCAAGACGAACCTCGGCGATGTGATTGCGCCGGATCGCCTGTTCTTCCACGACACGGGCAAGAGGCTGCCGGACAAGGTGCAGCAGGACCTCAAGACGTACAACCTGCGCAACGATTGGAAGGTGGCCCTCGAGCACTTCGATTTTCGCGGGCGCTTCCGGAACGAGGAGTGGTGGAGAAGGAGGCCCATCCCCTACGAGTGGCAGGAGAACTGGCTGCTGGCGAAGCTGCACCAGGGGGTCTCGGATCCGGCGTCCCTCCCGGAATGCGATGTGTTCTGCCCGAAATGGGAGAAGGTCACCGGCTCGCTATGGAAGTCGGGCCATCTGGTGGACGGTACACTCTCGCTCACCGATGCCGGGAGGCAGCGCATCGGCCGGGTCTTGACTCAAAACCGCAATCGCCTCCCCGACCTATCCGGCGAGGGCTCACTGTTCCCCTTCAACGTCCATGTGGCCCCGATGGGCAGCGGCAATCAGGTCATCGAGGATGAGGCCATCTGGCCGTTCATCTCCGAGTCCATGCGCACGACGCTAGGTTTGGAGATGGAGGCCTCGGCCATCGGTGCGCTGGCGGAGGCTCAGCGTGACATGAGGCTCGATGCCCTCGTCATGAAGGGGGTGATGGACTTCGCCAACCCGGGCCGGGATGACCACTTCAAGGAGTTTGCCGCTCGCGCCTCGGCCGAGTGCCTGCTGGCCTTCCTGCGCGAGCACCTCGAAGGCGAAGTCGTCGCTGATATCGACGATCTTCTGGTCCCAGGGAGCGATGCGGCACTACCGAAGGACCCACCCGCATCGGCATTGCTCCATGCGCGCTACGAGGTCGTGCCCTTTCACGGCCGTGAAGGGGTCCTCGCGGAGCTGGATCGCTGGAGTGACGAGGGGCCCTCCGTGGCGGTGCGCCTAGTTCATGCCGAAGGCGGCGTGGGCAAGACGCGGCTCGCGATCGAGTGGCTTCGCCGCCGCCGGGAGCAGCATTGGGCCGCCGGATTCCTCCCCAAGGAGGTTCCCGAGGACTGGTTCACACGGCTGACGCAGCTCGGCCAGCCAGTCGTGGTGACGCTCGACTACGCGGAGAGCCGAGCCGATTTGAGCAAGACGCTCCTTCGAGCGCTTCGCTACGCTCAGCAAGAGGGGACGCGAGCGCTTCAGCGGATCCGGCTCCTGCTCCTGGCTCGCAATGATGGCGACTGGTGGCAGGCGCTGCGGCAGACCGATCCCGCGCTGGATGCGTGGCTGGGGAGCACGCCCCCGCTCGAACTGGCGCCGCTGGCACCGAATGAGCTCGAGCGCGAACAGGTATTCCACGAGGCCGTGCGGAGGTTCGCCGCGCAGCGAGGCAGGAAGTACGCGGGGCAGGCCACGGCCTCGTTCGCCGACGCGCGCTTCGAGCGGGTGCTCTATCTGCACATGGCCGCGCTGGCTGCGGTGGAGGGGCTCGAGTTCCAGGCGAACACGCTCATGGACACCATCCTCGACCACGAGGAGCGCTTCTGGGAGCTGCGCGCGCGTCAGGATGACATCAGCGGCTCGATGCAGCGCTCGGTGGCCCGGCAGATGGTCGCGGGCGCAACGCTCCGGGGTGGGTTTGCGGACTTCGAGTCCGCGGTGCGCGTGATGGGAAGAGTCCTCGGGCAGTCTCTCTCCGAGGAAGAGAAGAAGGTTCTCTGGCTGCTCCACCGGATCTACCAGCGCGCGGACACGGGCTCCGGCGCGTTCCTGCCCCCCTTGGAGCCAGATCTCCTGGGCGAAGGACTCGTGCTTCGAGTGGCAGCGCCGAAGCCCAAGAGGGGGGAGGTCCCTCCACCTTCCAACTGGATCGAGCGGATGTTTCCTGCTGATGAAGCAGAGGCGTTCGTGAGCACTGGCCTGGAGGTGCTCGGCCGTGCCTCCGTTACCGCTCCAGAGCTGGCCCGGCCGTGGATCGACCGGCTGCTGGCGGAACCGCTCCATGCGAGGGCAAAGCTCGCTTTGGAGGCGGCCAAGGCCATTGGGTTGCGTACCGCGTTCTCGGCGCTGGGGGATGCTCTGGCGGACCGGCTCGAAGCCGGTGGGGATGCCCAGCTCGCCCACGCGCTGGAGGCGGCAGGAATCCCCTACCCAACGGTTTCTCTCCTCAGGGTCTCCGCGTGGACGAGCCGCACGCTCTCGAACGCGCTGGCTGGCGAGAAGGGAGTCGAGGCGATGGCTGCGCGCGCGGTGTTCCTCGACAAGCTGGGCACCCGGTTGGGTGGGCTGGGAAAGCTCGAAGAGGCGATGCGCGTCTCAGCCGAGGCCGTGGCTACCTACCGGGAGCTGATACAGCACGATCCCCAGCTCCTGCACAGCCTTGCCTGCAGTCTCAACAACCTGAGCACCCGGTTGAGCAACCTGGGACGCAGGGAACAGGCGTTGGACGCCTCTGCCGAGGCGGTCAAGCTCTACCGGGAACTGGCGCAGCGTGATCCTGACGCCTTCAATCCCATGCTTGCTGGCAGCATCATCAATCTCGGTAACTACCTGAGCGAGCTGGGGCGCCTCGAAGAGGCCTTGAGAGCCTCAGGAGAGGCCGTCGAACTCCTCCGGACCCTGGAGCGGCACCATCCCCGCCGCTTCCAGGCCGACCTCGCCTTGAGCCTCAACAACCTGGGGGCAAGGTTGGGCGATCTGGGGCGCTGGAAGGAATCGCTGAAGGCTCTGGCTGAATCCGTCGAGTTCTACCGTGCCCTGGCGCAGCGAAACCCCGATGCCTTCCAGCCGGCTCTCGCCAACAGTCTCTGCAACCTGGGCGCCATAACGAGCGTGCAGGGCCAGCCCGGGAAGGCGCTTGAGTTCGCGCGTGAGGGGGCTGACATCGCCCACGCCCTGGCCGAGCGCAATCCGGACGCCTTCCGGCCGAAGCTCGCCGTGAGCTTCAGGACCCAGGGAGACGCCTTGAGCAAGCTGAGCCGGCACGAGGAGGCGCTGGAGGCCACGAGCAAGGCCACGGCGTTGTACCGGTCGCTCGCTCAGGACAATCCAGAGGCCTTCCAGCCAGCCCTTGCCAACAGTCTCAACAGCCTGGGGGTGGTGCTGAGTGATATGGGCCGCTGGGAGGAGGCGCTGAAGGTCAAGAGTGAGGCGGTGGAACTCTTCCGAGGGCTGGAACGGAGCAATCCTGAGGCAGTCCGGCCGGACCTCGCCATGAGCGTCAACAATCTCGGGGTCGCGCTGAAAGCCTTGGGCCGCGGCGAAGAGGCGCTGCGCGCCAAGGGAGAAGCCGTCGAGTTGTACCGGTGGCTTGCCCAGCGCATCCCCGAGGCCTTCGAGCCGAATCTCGCTACCTGCCTCCACAATCTGGGTGAAGACCTGCTCCAACTGCGGCGATGCGAGGAGGCGCTGAAAGCCCTGAGCGAGGCCGTCGAACTCCGCCGCGCCCTGGCCGCGCGCAATCCCGAACGCTGTGTGCCCAAGCTGGCGAAGAGCTTCTACCGCCTGAGCTATTGTTTCATCGGCTTGTTCAATCCCGGTGAAGCGCTGGGGGCACTGGAAGAAGGCCTCGATACGGTATGGCCGCACTTCGAGCGCTCCCCAAGCGTGTTTCAGGCAGACGTCTGGCTTCTGCTTGAATTCTTGAAAAAACTCTACGAAGGTTTCGATGTCCCTCCCTCTTCCTCGCTCCTGGAGCGTCTCGCGACCTTCGAACGACTCACGAGGACCTGA
- a CDS encoding IS630 family transposase has translation MAVAKVASGQSRAQASRELLCATSTVVAAVQRYLESGREGLVDRRARNGQRKVDERFRATLCRVLKGTPQQSGWRRTTWTRELLAREVERRGRVRVSPTTMGRALASVGARLKRPRPVVRCPWPARQRQERLWQLKCRAAYARPEEPVFYEDEMDVHLNPKVGPDWMLPGERREVVTPGNNQKRYVAGALNSRTGELTWVKGERKTSALFIELVRAVSNAYPTARRLHFILDNAATHSSRQTKQVLVQMGERVVLHFLPPYCPEGNRIERVWWDVHANVTRNHRCKKMSALMAEVDAYLEARNAQQTSSPLLRVAPSRRAA, from the coding sequence ATGGCGGTGGCGAAGGTGGCCAGTGGCCAGTCGCGAGCGCAGGCATCGCGAGAGTTGCTGTGCGCTACCTCCACCGTGGTGGCCGCCGTCCAGCGCTACCTGGAGAGTGGACGTGAAGGGCTGGTGGACCGACGTGCTCGAAATGGACAGCGCAAAGTGGATGAGCGCTTCCGAGCAACGCTCTGCCGGGTGCTGAAGGGCACACCTCAGCAGTCCGGCTGGCGACGCACCACGTGGACACGCGAGCTGTTGGCGCGCGAGGTGGAGAGGCGCGGCCGCGTGCGCGTCTCGCCTACCACCATGGGACGCGCCCTGGCGTCGGTGGGCGCACGGCTGAAGCGGCCCCGCCCCGTGGTGCGCTGCCCCTGGCCCGCGCGCCAGCGGCAAGAGCGACTGTGGCAACTGAAGTGCCGGGCGGCCTACGCCCGGCCCGAGGAGCCCGTCTTCTACGAGGACGAGATGGACGTGCATCTCAACCCCAAGGTGGGGCCCGATTGGATGCTGCCCGGAGAACGGCGGGAGGTCGTCACTCCGGGCAACAACCAGAAGCGATACGTGGCCGGAGCGCTCAACTCACGCACAGGCGAGTTGACGTGGGTGAAGGGGGAGCGGAAGACGAGCGCCCTTTTCATCGAACTGGTACGGGCGGTGAGCAACGCCTACCCCACGGCCAGGCGCCTGCACTTCATCCTGGACAACGCGGCCACCCATTCGAGCAGGCAGACGAAGCAGGTACTGGTTCAGATGGGCGAGCGGGTGGTGCTGCACTTCCTGCCGCCGTACTGCCCCGAGGGCAACCGCATCGAGCGGGTGTGGTGGGACGTGCACGCCAACGTCACCCGCAACCACCGGTGCAAGAAGATGTCGGCGCTCATGGCCGAGGTGGATGCCTACCTGGAAGCTCGCAACGCGCAGCAGACTTCAAGTCCGCTGCTGCGCGTCGCTCCCTCTCGACGCGCAGCATGA
- a CDS encoding TIGR03915 family putative DNA repair protein encodes MSPEQVLFTEEGHGQGSLLAPDVVAASAPVAGLSVPPAFLELAEKVACHRSPERWGLLYWVLWRLTHGERKLLEVESDADVYRVLMLAKGVQRDAHKMKAFVRFRRVEREGEEYFIAWHRPEHLIVRHVAPFFARRFPSMRWSILTPDASVSWDLERLTYGPGVPRSQAPEGDALEEMWGTYYASTFNPARLNVRAMRAEMPKKHWATLPETRLIPELVRQAPERTSHMVSPKLEHSESSRFLPEHRDLASLAQAARGCRACPLHERATHTVFGEGPVGARLMLVGEQPGDTEDPPAREHIQGERPAQQPGPVQTGCALLPRLLHRRGKGGALLLQPRLRPA; translated from the coding sequence GTGTCCCCGGAGCAGGTGCTGTTCACCGAGGAGGGGCACGGACAGGGCTCGCTGCTCGCGCCAGACGTGGTGGCCGCGAGCGCGCCCGTGGCGGGGCTGTCCGTGCCTCCGGCGTTCCTGGAGCTGGCGGAGAAAGTGGCCTGCCACCGCTCACCCGAGCGCTGGGGGCTGCTCTACTGGGTGCTGTGGCGGCTGACGCACGGAGAGCGCAAGTTGCTGGAGGTCGAGAGCGACGCGGACGTGTACCGCGTGCTCATGCTGGCCAAGGGCGTGCAGCGCGACGCGCACAAGATGAAGGCCTTCGTGCGCTTCCGGCGGGTGGAGCGTGAGGGCGAGGAGTACTTCATCGCGTGGCACCGGCCCGAGCACCTCATCGTGCGCCACGTGGCGCCCTTCTTCGCGCGGCGCTTTCCCTCCATGCGCTGGAGCATCCTCACGCCGGACGCGAGCGTGTCCTGGGACCTGGAGCGGCTCACGTACGGGCCGGGCGTGCCGCGCTCGCAAGCCCCGGAGGGAGACGCGCTGGAGGAGATGTGGGGGACGTACTACGCGTCGACCTTCAATCCGGCGAGGCTCAACGTGCGGGCCATGCGCGCGGAGATGCCCAAGAAGCACTGGGCCACGCTGCCCGAGACCCGGCTCATTCCAGAGCTGGTGCGACAGGCGCCTGAGCGCACCTCGCACATGGTGAGCCCGAAGTTGGAGCACTCCGAGTCGAGCCGCTTCCTGCCCGAGCATCGGGACCTCGCGTCGCTCGCCCAGGCGGCGCGAGGCTGCCGGGCCTGTCCGCTGCACGAGCGAGCCACGCACACGGTGTTCGGCGAAGGGCCCGTAGGGGCACGGCTGATGCTCGTGGGTGAGCAGCCCGGAGACACGGAGGACCCTCCAGCACGCGAACACATCCAGGGCGAACGTCCTGCGCAGCAGCCCGGCCCAGTCCAAACGGGGTGTGCGCTCCTTCCCCGACTCCTCCACCGTCGAGGCAAAGGCGGGGCTCTCCTCCTCCAGCCTCGGCTCCGCCCTGCTTGA
- a CDS encoding sigma factor-like helix-turn-helix DNA-binding protein, protein MRQARELPASDGVEVPEPATHPEPRATREAAGTLISQLSPQERAAVVLKDAFGLSLEETAEVLSTSTGAIKAALHRGRAKLVTPEPDAPAPVTPAVLNAFCDAFNARDLDRLTALLLDTATLEYPGFKIESGARAVRDGSFTGTLFGCPEAGYVVVDPPRCELRAHRGESLFLWWSGDEVHSVVRVELDGDRIARLRNYYHSPEVVTEVCRELDVPFRTHGYHPAASP, encoded by the coding sequence ATGCGGCAGGCGCGAGAGCTCCCGGCCTCCGATGGCGTCGAGGTCCCGGAGCCGGCGACGCACCCTGAACCTCGCGCGACGCGTGAGGCGGCGGGGACGCTGATCTCGCAGCTCTCGCCGCAAGAGCGTGCCGCGGTCGTGCTCAAGGATGCCTTCGGGCTGTCACTCGAGGAGACCGCCGAGGTGCTCTCCACCTCGACCGGAGCCATCAAGGCAGCCCTGCACCGGGGGCGGGCGAAGCTGGTGACGCCGGAACCGGACGCGCCGGCGCCGGTGACTCCCGCCGTCCTCAACGCCTTCTGCGACGCCTTCAACGCGCGGGACCTCGATCGTCTCACGGCGCTCCTGCTCGACACCGCGACCCTGGAGTATCCGGGCTTCAAGATCGAGTCCGGGGCCCGGGCGGTCAGGGACGGCTCGTTCACGGGAACGCTCTTCGGCTGTCCCGAGGCTGGCTACGTGGTCGTGGATCCGCCTCGTTGCGAGCTCCGCGCGCACCGTGGCGAATCGCTCTTCCTCTGGTGGTCGGGAGACGAAGTGCATTCCGTCGTACGCGTCGAACTGGACGGCGACCGCATCGCGCGGCTGCGGAACTACTACCACTCGCCCGAGGTCGTGACCGAGGTCTGTCGCGAGCTCGACGTGCCCTTCCGCACGCACGGCTATCATCCCGCAGCCTCACCCTGA
- a CDS encoding alpha/beta fold hydrolase, whose product MTLHTVTSADGTRIAFETTGHGPPLILVGGAFCDRTAPTSGTPLAALLAHRFTVFSYDRRGRGDSGDTPPHALEREGEDLAALITAAGGSAAVFGNSSGGLLALDAAARGLPIPKLAVYEPPVILDAGRARAFEDLAKQLDEAAAGNRRAEAVELYFTKVMQVPAPAVAQLRKAPMWTGLEHLAHTLSYDLLITARGPSRLEQVSAVRAATLVMDGGASPGWMREAIQTLARAIPSARHRTLEGQAHAVDPKALARALEEFLGD is encoded by the coding sequence ATGACCCTCCACACCGTCACGTCCGCCGATGGGACGCGCATCGCGTTCGAGACCACCGGCCATGGGCCACCGCTCATCCTGGTGGGCGGAGCGTTCTGCGACCGCACGGCGCCGACCTCGGGGACACCGCTGGCGGCCCTGCTGGCCCATCGCTTCACCGTGTTCAGCTATGACCGGCGCGGCCGAGGGGACAGCGGGGACACACCGCCCCATGCGCTCGAGCGGGAAGGGGAGGACCTCGCGGCGCTCATCACCGCCGCCGGCGGATCCGCCGCCGTGTTCGGCAACTCGTCGGGCGGCCTCCTGGCCCTCGACGCCGCGGCGCGAGGCCTGCCGATTCCGAAGCTGGCCGTCTATGAGCCTCCCGTCATCCTCGATGCGGGGCGGGCCCGGGCATTCGAAGACCTCGCGAAGCAACTGGATGAGGCCGCCGCGGGGAATCGGCGTGCGGAGGCCGTCGAGCTGTACTTCACGAAGGTGATGCAGGTGCCCGCGCCAGCCGTCGCACAGCTGCGCAAGGCACCGATGTGGACGGGCCTCGAGCACCTCGCTCACACGCTGAGTTACGACCTGCTCATCACGGCCCGTGGCCCCTCGCGGCTCGAGCAGGTGTCGGCCGTCCGTGCGGCGACGCTCGTCATGGACGGAGGCGCGAGCCCGGGCTGGATGCGCGAGGCGATCCAGACCCTGGCACGGGCCATTCCCAGCGCACGCCACCGGACGTTGGAGGGACAGGCGCATGCCGTGGACCCCAAGGCGCTCGCGCGAGCGCTGGAGGAGTTCCTGGGCGACTGA